aatatttttgtctagaccatggtctggacgaaaaatttcttcgtCCAGGCCAtttttcaacaattttttttattaatttccgtcttaaattagttTTGGGTGCGTGGATTGATAATCGTTAATCCGTTCGTCAAATCATAAATTTGAAACGTAAACATATCTCTTGAACATTGTTACTAGCTTGATCGTTGTTACCGTCATTAGTCGatatgtttaaaaccgttttaatcgAAAAGTTCGTAAATTAAagtacgattttttttttttgcaaaaaccATCTTTTTTGTTTTAGAAAGATTAGAGAGAGACAAATGAGTTAATGGGGGGCAATATTAGAAAGATGTGTTAATTGTGGACGATAATTAGTAAAGTGTCGACGATCTTTAGCACGACCCTTTTCAAATGGGGTTATTTTTTTAAGATATCTACTCACACTATGTCATGTTTATAGGCTTTGTAAATTGTAAATCGGCAAACGTAGCGTACATGGCGACATATGACCTCTACACTCGCCTATGTGTATTTAGAACTTTCTAGATATGACTACTACACTTAGAATTTTCTAGAATAAGCATTAGTACTCTGTAGTCCATATATTTTTCTATTGGATTATTATAGACACAGCTTCACAATTTTGTCGTGGATAATTCTAGAATTTTCTATTGAATAATCTAAGATATAAATAGGTCATGATACTAAGTTTCTTTATATCTTTAAAGCACCTAAACAAGTCTACTAAACCCTCATAAATTCTCACTACTAAGCCCAAATCTTGAGCATCCAATTCAGATAATGAAGTTCAAAGCTACTTAATCAAATCTTGAGCATCCAATTCGGACAAGATAGAAATTCATCCATCAACTGAATTGTCCGAATTAACTTGATTGAAATGAAGCCATATGCATGGTAAACTTAAAACGggttttatatgttaaattataaacaaaagtaaaatacGTAGGGATTAACAAAATATTTGTTCCATTTATAGATACGAGTATTAGTTAACCCGTTTTAATATATGCCGTATTATTCGTGTTAAAAGAGAtcaattgttttaatatatagtCTTTCTTAAGACAAATATATCTGTCTTAATGATATAAGCGGTTAAATATCATCCAGCATTAGCATATACTCCCTttattcaactccacactaccattATCTATTTTGTACACTATTTATAGTTaagcattcaatttcaattttctcccaatacataagtgaaaatatatttatGTGGGATCTTATTTTATTCCTCGTTACGAGTAtgttaaaaatatctaacttttatattttttgcaaatacgtagttaACGATATTTAGCACGTAAAAGACGTGTTGGCAAAACTGAAAAAAAATGGTAgcgtggagttgaatggagggagtagaacAAATCATTTGTTTTCCAAATATGTTCTACTTTTAACTTATTCCTCCGTATAAACATATTTGATCCCACTTAAGAATTAATGACCCGAACTAACACAAACTGCAACAAACCTAAAATAACCCGATCTAAACCAAATCGATCCAACCCGAACCCGTTTGTGAGGTCTACATATAAATAAGGTTACTACCATCATATCCTATATGTAAGCTCTAAAAGTTGTAAGTCGGCAAACAGAGCCAATACCACCTCTACACTTGCCTTAGTTGCAGACATACCACCTTTTCTACACTTACTTATATGTATTTAGAAGTTTCTAAACATACAACCTCTACACTTGCTAATGTATATCTAGAACTTTCTACACTTGCTACTTTAGAACACAAGGTTAGTTCTATCATGTCCTATTTTTATTGGCTTTCATAAGTCGGCAAACATAGCCATTAGCCAACATGCATGGCAACCTGTCGAGCAACGCTACAATTGCTTATATGTATTTAGAACTTTCTAGGCACGGATTTTTCTAGAATAAGCATTACTCTATCACAAATTCTGGCTTATATATGACGGACACTTTTCGTCACAAGCTGCAAGTGGGAGTtcctatttatttgtttatttgtaTTAGATAATATTCTGGACATAGCTTCACGATTTTGCCGTGGACTATTCTAGAAATTTCTACTGGATAACATATAAATAGGAGGGACGTGATACAAAATTTCATCCCCCTTAAACCACGGGAACATAAATTCACACTACTAAGCTCAAAGCTAAATGAACCAACACCCAAAATGAGTACAAGTAACTCCGAAGCCACCGGAACATAAATTCCCACTACTAAGCTCAAAGCTGAGAAAATGAGTACAAGTAACTCCGAAGCCGGCATTGGTTTCAGCGGGTTGTCTGATTGCCTGATGAATAACTGGGGTGAATTACCGTTAAAAGAGGACGATTCGGAGGATATGTTGTTGTATGACGTGTTAAAGGATGCCATTGACACGGGGTGGTCTCCTGTCACAGACCCACCGGAGAAACATCATCAGGGAGTGAGACAGCATAACTGGGGCGAATTGCCATTTAACAAGGACGTTTCGGAGGATATGTTGCTGTATGACACGGAGACCTGGTCTCCTGTGGTGGAGGCGGACCCTCCAGTTGAGAAGCGTTATAGAGGAGTCAGACAGCGGCCGTGGGGGAGATATGCGGCCGAGATTCGGGACCCTGCCAAAAATGGCGCTCGGGTTTGGTTGGGGACATTTGGGACTGCTGAGGATGCGGCATTGACCTATGACCGGGCTGCCTTACGAATGAGGGGAAACAAGGCCTTGTTTAATTTCCCTCTTCGGGTTAACTCTCCTGAACCTGACCCAATCCGAATCACAGCAAAACGAAGGGCCCCTGAGAGGACTGCATCGTCGTCTTCCTCCTTATCGGATAACCAGTCTCCGAAGAGGAGGAAGGATGTGTTGGTGGGACAACAGCAATTAGGCAGGGGGGATGCCTATTTAAGCTAATTTGTTAAAAACGCAGTAGACAATGAGTCATCTTATAATATGACACCTAGAGGTGTACTAGTGATAGGTGTACAAGGATTAGGAAGACTTATTTGGTGACCTTGAATAAGAAAAGTTCAATTTTGTGACCTTGAATAAGAAAGGTCAATCTGTTGGTGACCTTGTATGTGGCATCCTCTGATTGCTTGGACACAAATAAAGAGGACAAGAAGGAAAGAAAAAAGCCAGTAGCTTCTGCCAAATTAGTCTGTTCTTCTCCATTTGTGCCATACCATCAAAAATGGGAAGAAGTAATTATAAAGGAACTAAATATAATTATATACTAAATCAGAAATTTAAAAAATATGAGCATACAAAAAgcacttttattttttaattgACTTAGATCGTCAAAATTTTACCCAGATCATTGTATTTCTTGCTCTTAAAAATTTGTGTGAAAATTGAGTTCATTTTATGATGCTTGATGAAGATTGATGCGCTGAAGATcgatgatgatgattatgcaaTTCAACGATTTTACATCAACAAATATAACGATCTGGGTAAATTGATTTGGGAAAAAAGTAACGATCTGGGGAAAAAAAGTAACGATCTATGATGAATGATGATGAATTGAAGGATTTATGATGAATGATTAATGATTTATGATGAATGAGGAACAAGATGAGAAAATGAGGAACCAGATGATTCGAGATAACCCAatacttaattttttttttagtattttGGAAGATGAGAAAATAAGCAACCAATACTTGTTTCGAGTTAATATTTGTTGATACTATTTGTTTCAAGTAGTTGGTAATATTGTTTCGAGttattcttaaaaaaaaaagaaaaaattgttTCGAGTTATACGTTCTTCAAAACCGATACTCGTATTTCGTAatatttgcatttaatatttcAAAATCGACTCGTTGGTAATGTTGAATCAtgttttcaataaagtttatttATCGTCAATAaaattttaacttttttttttaaatgtacaCTATAAAACTATTTTACTTAACATATTtgaatagtttttattttattaaaatgatAAAATAATTTAGTTGTAGTATGTTAGTAAATAATAATTGTAAAAGTAAGATATAGGTTTTTGTGGGGTAGTGAATGTGGTAAATGATTGGAAATATTAGAAAGTGAAAAAAATGATTGGATTGGTGAATTAGGTCGCGACCTTCTCCTTGGGAGGGTGAAAGAgggtcaagattaataaggtgTGATTGAGGAAAAATTTTGGTGACCCGATTAGgtcgaccttctgcttggggatTGGGTCGAAAACGGGTCAGATCAGTTTGAACTGGATTAATCTTGAGTTTACCAAAATTCAGGTCAAGTCGGGTTAGATCACTGCAGATTCCGGTCATTTTCGGCTCCATTACTATCAAGTTTTA
The Silene latifolia isolate original U9 population chromosome 11, ASM4854445v1, whole genome shotgun sequence genome window above contains:
- the LOC141611392 gene encoding ethylene-responsive transcription factor 2-like; the protein is MSTSNSEAGIGFSGLSDCLMNNWGELPLKEDDSEDMLLYDVLKDAIDTGWSPVTDPPEKHHQGVRQHNWGELPFNKDVSEDMLLYDTETWSPVVEADPPVEKRYRGVRQRPWGRYAAEIRDPAKNGARVWLGTFGTAEDAALTYDRAALRMRGNKALFNFPLRVNSPEPDPIRITAKRRAPERTASSSSSLSDNQSPKRRKDVLVGQQQLGRGDAYLS